In the Cryptosporangium minutisporangium genome, one interval contains:
- a CDS encoding cytochrome P450, which yields MTAPNIPAGIDFTDPDLYMQEGIPLEKFAELRRTAPVWWNSQPHNIAGFDDDGYWVVTRHADMIEISRNPAVFSSTTNTAIVRFGPDMTRDRIDMQSLILLNMDPPKHTSQRAIVSRMFTPRAVNSLREELTARARKIVDEAAAKGEGDFVNDIAVELPLQAIAGLMGVPQEDRHKVFEWSNQMIGSDDDELATENSDLASANMLGYAMGMAEERRKCPADDLVTTLLHAQEGESALSDDEFGFFVLILAVAGNETTRNAITHGMNAFLDHPDQWELFKKERPKTAADEIVRWATPIIAFQRTATQDTQLGGVDIKAGQRVAMFYSSANWDTDVFDSPERFDILRSPNPHLGFGGTGTHYCIGANLARLEIDLIFNAIADVMPNIQKLGEPARLRSGWINGIKHLPVRYS from the coding sequence ATGACCGCACCCAACATCCCCGCCGGTATCGACTTCACCGATCCCGACCTGTACATGCAGGAGGGGATACCGCTGGAGAAGTTCGCCGAGCTGCGGCGGACCGCGCCGGTCTGGTGGAACTCGCAGCCGCACAACATCGCGGGTTTCGACGACGACGGGTACTGGGTGGTCACCCGGCACGCCGACATGATCGAGATCTCGCGGAACCCCGCGGTGTTCTCCAGCACGACGAACACCGCGATCGTCCGGTTCGGCCCGGACATGACCCGCGACCGCATCGACATGCAGTCGCTGATCCTGCTCAACATGGATCCTCCGAAGCACACGTCGCAGCGGGCGATCGTCTCGCGGATGTTCACGCCCCGGGCGGTGAACAGCCTCCGCGAGGAGCTGACCGCGCGCGCCCGGAAGATCGTCGACGAGGCGGCCGCGAAGGGCGAGGGCGATTTCGTCAACGACATCGCGGTCGAGCTGCCGCTCCAGGCGATCGCCGGGCTCATGGGTGTTCCGCAGGAGGACCGGCACAAGGTCTTCGAGTGGTCGAACCAGATGATCGGCTCCGACGACGACGAGCTCGCGACGGAAAACTCCGACCTGGCGTCCGCGAACATGCTCGGGTACGCGATGGGCATGGCCGAGGAGCGGCGGAAGTGTCCGGCCGACGACCTCGTCACGACGCTGCTCCACGCCCAGGAGGGCGAGAGCGCGCTGAGCGACGACGAGTTCGGCTTCTTCGTCCTGATCCTCGCGGTGGCGGGCAACGAGACGACCCGCAACGCGATCACGCACGGGATGAACGCGTTTCTCGACCACCCCGACCAGTGGGAACTGTTCAAGAAGGAGCGGCCGAAGACCGCGGCGGACGAAATCGTCCGGTGGGCGACGCCGATCATCGCGTTCCAGCGCACGGCGACGCAGGACACGCAGCTCGGCGGCGTGGACATCAAGGCGGGCCAGCGGGTCGCGATGTTCTACAGCTCGGCGAACTGGGACACCGACGTGTTCGACAGCCCGGAGCGGTTCGACATCCTGCGCAGCCCGAACCCGCACCTCGGTTTCGGCGGCACCGGCACGCACTACTGCATCGGTGCGAACCTGGCCCGGCTGGAGATCGACCTCATCTTCAACGCGATCGCCGACGTCATGCCGAACATCCAGAAGCTGGGGGAGCCCGCCCGCCTGCGCTCGGGCTGGATCAACGGCATCAAGCACCTCCCCGTCCGATACTCCTGA
- a CDS encoding steroid 3-ketoacyl-CoA thiolase, producing MGSPVIVSAVRTPIGRRRGWLSGLHPAELLGIAQRAAVDRAGVPADEVGQVIGGCVTQAGEQAGNVTRTAWLHAGLPEGAGCTTIDAQCGSAQQATHLIAALIAADVITAGIGCGVEAMSRAPLGSNVLPDRKPKPDSWDIDLPNQYDAAERIAVRRGLTRAETDAFGLRSQTLAAAAWAEGRFEREIVPVELPDGTVIRKDEGLRDTTLDGLGGLKPVLEGGVHTAGTSSQISDGAAALLLMDAAAAADRGLRPRARIVAQCLVGAETFYHLDGPVQATARVLANAGMKIGDIDVFEVNEAFASVPLSWMAVHEPDADRVNVNGGAIALGHPVGSTGARLLTTALHELERRDAETALVTMCAGGALATATILTRV from the coding sequence ATGGGAAGTCCGGTGATCGTCTCGGCGGTCCGGACGCCGATCGGACGGCGTCGCGGCTGGCTCTCCGGGCTGCACCCGGCCGAGTTACTGGGGATCGCCCAGCGTGCGGCCGTCGACCGGGCCGGCGTCCCCGCCGACGAGGTGGGTCAGGTGATCGGCGGGTGCGTGACCCAGGCCGGCGAGCAGGCAGGCAACGTCACCCGGACGGCGTGGTTGCACGCTGGTCTGCCCGAAGGCGCCGGCTGTACGACGATCGACGCCCAGTGCGGGTCGGCCCAGCAGGCCACGCACCTGATCGCCGCGCTGATCGCCGCCGACGTGATCACCGCGGGCATCGGGTGCGGCGTGGAGGCGATGTCCCGTGCCCCGCTCGGCAGCAACGTGCTACCCGACCGGAAACCGAAGCCCGACTCGTGGGACATCGACCTGCCGAACCAGTACGACGCGGCCGAGCGGATCGCGGTCCGCCGCGGCCTCACCCGTGCCGAGACCGACGCGTTCGGCCTGCGGTCGCAGACCCTCGCGGCTGCCGCCTGGGCGGAGGGACGGTTCGAGCGCGAGATCGTGCCGGTGGAGCTGCCCGACGGCACCGTGATCCGTAAGGACGAGGGCCTCCGCGACACCACGCTCGACGGGCTGGGGGGCCTGAAACCGGTGCTGGAGGGCGGGGTGCACACGGCCGGGACGTCGTCCCAGATCTCCGACGGCGCTGCCGCGCTGCTGCTGATGGACGCCGCCGCCGCGGCCGATCGAGGGCTGCGGCCCCGCGCCCGGATCGTCGCGCAGTGCCTGGTCGGCGCCGAGACGTTCTACCACCTCGATGGACCGGTGCAGGCCACCGCCCGGGTGCTGGCGAACGCCGGGATGAAGATCGGCGACATCGACGTGTTCGAGGTCAACGAGGCGTTCGCCTCGGTGCCGCTGTCCTGGATGGCCGTGCACGAGCCGGACGCCGACCGGGTGAACGTCAACGGCGGGGCGATCGCACTCGGCCACCCGGTCGGGTCGACGGGCGCCCGCCTACTCACCACCGCACTCCACGAGCTCGAACGCCGGGACGCCGAGACCGCGCTGGTCACCATGTGCGCGGGCGGTGCACTCGCCACCGCGACGATCCTCACCCGGGTCTGA
- a CDS encoding ABC transporter ATP-binding protein, translated as MSLRFGRRAPWVLRGVNGVLPSGTVTAVTGRNGAGKTTLLRVLAGVLPASRGTVVGRPAVVGWVPERFPADQIWTVRQYLDAVGRVRGLPTGAAAIAAWSERLYLTPFLDAGLSTLSKGTAQKVGLVQALLVRPGLLVLDEPWEGLDAATREELPALVAEVTTAGGVCVVSDHRGEIAGLRPDAEWRLEQGQLSEVAAPVIGRQVLEVVVDGTEVADVVASLRAAGHVVRSVRPAEVPQ; from the coding sequence GTGTCTTTGCGGTTCGGTCGGCGCGCCCCGTGGGTCCTTCGTGGAGTCAACGGTGTGCTGCCGTCCGGCACCGTCACCGCGGTCACCGGACGGAACGGCGCCGGCAAAACGACGCTGCTCCGGGTGCTGGCGGGCGTACTTCCGGCCAGCCGCGGCACGGTGGTCGGGCGTCCGGCCGTGGTCGGGTGGGTACCGGAGCGGTTCCCGGCCGATCAGATCTGGACCGTGCGCCAGTACCTCGACGCGGTCGGACGCGTCCGCGGGCTGCCGACCGGTGCCGCCGCGATCGCGGCGTGGTCCGAACGCCTGTACCTGACGCCGTTCCTCGACGCCGGGCTGTCGACGCTCTCCAAGGGCACCGCGCAGAAGGTGGGGCTGGTGCAGGCGTTGCTGGTGCGGCCGGGGCTGTTGGTACTGGACGAACCCTGGGAAGGGCTGGACGCGGCGACCAGGGAGGAGCTGCCCGCGCTGGTCGCCGAGGTCACCACCGCGGGCGGCGTCTGCGTGGTCTCCGACCACCGGGGTGAGATCGCGGGCCTGCGGCCGGACGCCGAGTGGCGGCTGGAGCAGGGCCAGCTCTCCGAGGTGGCGGCACCCGTGATCGGGCGGCAGGTGCTCGAAGTGGTGGTGGACGGCACGGAGGTCGCGGACGTCGTGGCGTCGCTGCGCGCGGCCGGGCACGTGGTGCGGTCGGTGCGGCCGGCGGAGGTGCCGCAATGA
- the hsaB gene encoding 3-hydroxy-9,10-secoandrosta-1,3,5(10)-triene-9,17-dione monooxygenase reductase subunit, with protein MPRSDIDPATFRAVLGQFCTGVTVVTASLDGEPVGFACQSFSALSLDPPLVVFCPSATSRSWPVISRAGTFCVNVLAGDQAEVSAVFGARREDKFDVVKWSWSPAGAPVLDGVLAWVDCTVDAVYPGGDHHIVVGRVDTLEAPGAGRPPLLFHRGRYTATSDPEPWFGWSQPDDWI; from the coding sequence GTGCCTCGTAGCGACATCGACCCGGCGACGTTCCGGGCGGTACTCGGGCAGTTCTGCACCGGCGTCACGGTGGTGACCGCCAGTCTGGACGGCGAGCCGGTGGGGTTCGCGTGCCAGTCGTTCTCGGCCCTCTCGCTGGACCCGCCGCTCGTCGTGTTCTGCCCGAGCGCGACGTCGCGGAGCTGGCCGGTGATCTCGCGCGCGGGGACGTTCTGCGTCAACGTGCTCGCCGGTGACCAGGCCGAGGTGAGTGCCGTGTTCGGGGCCCGCCGGGAAGACAAGTTCGACGTCGTGAAGTGGAGCTGGTCGCCGGCGGGCGCCCCGGTACTCGACGGCGTCCTCGCCTGGGTCGACTGCACGGTCGACGCGGTCTACCCCGGCGGCGACCACCACATCGTCGTCGGGCGGGTGGACACGCTGGAAGCACCCGGCGCCGGACGGCCGCCGCTGCTGTTCCACCGCGGCCGGTACACGGCGACGTCCGATCCCGAGCCGTGGTTCGGCTGGTCCCAGCCGGACGACTGGATCTGA
- the hsaC gene encoding iron-dependent extradiol dioxygenase HsaC translates to MSIKSLGYLRIECTDLDAWRTFGLKVLGMIEGKDAPPGELHLRMDDFPARVVIIAGEADRLSATGWEAPNEEALREVTARLDAAGVPWKEGTPEQKAARKVTGLVLFEDPSGNTQEVFSGVALQHRRVVSPYGHRFVTGEQGLGHVVLSTSDDAEALHFYRDVLGFKLRDSMRFPPEVVGRPPGGEPAWLRFFGCNPRHHSLAFLPFPTESGIVHLMVEVEDTDDVGLALDRALRHKVPMSATLGRHVNDLMLSFYMKTPGGFDVEFGTGGRQVDDADWVARESTAVSLWGHDFSVGAQ, encoded by the coding sequence ATGAGCATCAAATCGCTCGGGTACCTGCGGATCGAGTGCACCGACCTCGACGCCTGGCGGACGTTCGGGCTGAAGGTGCTCGGCATGATCGAGGGCAAGGACGCCCCACCCGGCGAACTGCACCTGCGGATGGACGACTTCCCCGCCCGCGTGGTGATCATCGCCGGTGAGGCCGACCGGCTCTCGGCGACCGGCTGGGAGGCGCCGAACGAGGAGGCGCTGCGGGAGGTCACGGCCCGGCTGGACGCGGCCGGCGTGCCGTGGAAGGAGGGCACACCCGAGCAGAAGGCCGCCCGCAAGGTGACCGGCCTGGTGCTGTTCGAGGACCCGTCCGGGAACACCCAAGAGGTCTTCAGCGGTGTGGCGCTGCAGCACCGCCGGGTGGTCAGCCCGTACGGGCACCGGTTCGTCACCGGCGAGCAGGGGCTCGGGCACGTCGTCCTCTCCACCAGCGACGACGCCGAGGCGCTGCACTTCTACCGGGACGTGCTGGGCTTCAAGCTGCGCGACTCGATGCGGTTCCCGCCGGAGGTGGTCGGGCGTCCGCCGGGCGGCGAGCCGGCCTGGTTGCGGTTCTTCGGCTGCAACCCCCGCCACCACAGCCTGGCGTTCCTGCCGTTCCCTACCGAGTCGGGGATCGTGCACCTGATGGTCGAGGTCGAGGACACCGACGACGTCGGGCTCGCGCTCGACCGCGCGCTCCGCCACAAGGTGCCGATGTCGGCGACGCTGGGGCGGCACGTCAACGACCTGATGCTGTCGTTCTACATGAAGACGCCGGGCGGATTCGACGTCGAGTTCGGCACCGGCGGACGGCAGGTCGACGACGCGGACTGGGTCGCGCGGGAGAGCACCGCGGTGAGCCTCTGGGGACACGACTTCAGCGTGGGCGCGCAGTAG
- the hsaD gene encoding 4,5:9,10-diseco-3-hydroxy-5,9,17-trioxoandrosta-1(10),2-diene-4-oate hydrolase: MSAPTLESTSHTLTVASGLEVHYHDAGEQSADRPPVVLLHGGGPGANAWSNFGANLAVLSRSARVLAMDMPGFGRSGKRSEHPQYFTYAAGVLAELLDELGIDTVDLVGNSLGGGVSTRFALNYPNRARRLVLMAPGGLGLNVFAPDPTEGVQRLGRFGAPPGPTPEKLKAFLRTLVYDQKLITDELVAERFAAASAPDSLQAMVAMGMSFFQHAEEGQLWREAHRVTQPTLMIWGREDRVNPLDGALVALKQLPDVQLHVFSRCGHWAQVEKFDEFNRLTEDFLGGHR; encoded by the coding sequence ATGAGCGCGCCCACCCTCGAGAGCACGAGCCACACGCTGACCGTCGCATCCGGGTTGGAAGTGCACTACCACGACGCAGGCGAGCAGTCGGCCGACAGGCCGCCCGTCGTGCTTCTGCACGGCGGGGGTCCCGGCGCGAACGCCTGGAGCAACTTCGGCGCGAACCTCGCGGTCCTGTCCCGGTCCGCACGGGTCCTCGCCATGGACATGCCAGGCTTTGGACGCTCCGGCAAGCGGTCCGAGCACCCGCAGTACTTCACCTACGCCGCCGGCGTTCTCGCGGAGCTGCTCGACGAACTGGGGATCGACACCGTTGACCTCGTCGGTAATTCGCTCGGCGGCGGCGTGTCGACTCGATTCGCATTGAACTACCCGAATCGGGCGCGGCGGCTCGTACTGATGGCGCCCGGCGGCCTCGGTCTGAACGTGTTCGCACCGGATCCGACCGAGGGCGTGCAGCGGCTGGGGCGGTTCGGCGCGCCACCGGGGCCGACTCCGGAGAAGCTGAAGGCGTTCCTGCGCACGCTCGTGTACGACCAGAAGCTGATCACCGACGAGTTGGTCGCGGAGCGCTTCGCGGCCGCGAGTGCGCCCGATTCGCTGCAGGCCATGGTGGCGATGGGCATGTCGTTCTTCCAGCACGCGGAGGAAGGGCAGCTCTGGCGGGAGGCCCACCGGGTCACGCAGCCGACGTTGATGATCTGGGGCCGCGAGGACCGGGTCAACCCGCTCGACGGCGCGCTGGTCGCGCTCAAGCAACTGCCCGACGTCCAGCTGCACGTGTTCAGCCGGTGTGGGCACTGGGCGCAGGTCGAGAAGTTCGACGAGTTCAACCGGCTGACCGAGGACTTCCTAGGGGGTCACCGATGA
- the hsaA gene encoding 3-hydroxy-9,10-secoandrosta-1,3,5(10)-triene-9,17-dione monooxygenase oxygenase subunit, with the protein MEQSLESVGEKVLDQVRDLLPVLRDRAPEAEAERRIPAASIQALQETGVLRLLQPRRYGGHEAHPTVFYRAVRLIASACGSTGWVTSVLGVHPWHVGLFAEEAQREVWAEDLDTRISSSYAPQGKATAVDGGFRFSGKWSFSSGSDHSTWVLLGGLVIGPDGRPTDFRTFLLPRTDYTIDDVWDTVGLRGTGSNDILVDDVFVPEHRTLSFQNTAKCVCPGQELNDGPLFRMPYGTIHPFAITAPLIGMADGAYEAYAGHTKARVRASYLGEKAKDDPFAQVRVARAAGEIDAAWLQLERDVNEEYALAAEGTRIPVDLRLRARRDQVLGSARAIDATDRLYESAGGKAINAPSVIARFWRDAHAARVHAANDVERALVMYGRSELGLPVTDGMF; encoded by the coding sequence ATGGAGCAAAGCCTCGAGAGCGTCGGCGAAAAGGTGCTGGATCAGGTCCGCGACCTGTTGCCGGTGCTCCGTGATCGGGCGCCCGAGGCGGAGGCGGAGCGCCGGATACCGGCCGCCTCGATCCAGGCACTGCAGGAGACCGGCGTCCTGCGGCTGTTGCAGCCGCGCCGCTACGGCGGGCACGAGGCGCACCCCACCGTGTTCTACCGGGCGGTCCGGCTGATCGCGAGCGCGTGCGGATCCACCGGCTGGGTGACGTCCGTGCTCGGGGTCCACCCGTGGCACGTCGGGCTGTTCGCCGAGGAGGCGCAGCGCGAGGTCTGGGCCGAGGACCTCGACACCCGTATCTCGTCGTCGTACGCGCCGCAGGGCAAGGCCACTGCGGTCGACGGCGGCTTCCGGTTCAGCGGCAAGTGGAGCTTCTCGTCCGGCTCCGATCACTCGACCTGGGTGCTGCTCGGCGGCCTGGTGATCGGCCCGGACGGCCGGCCGACCGACTTCCGGACGTTCCTACTGCCCCGCACCGACTACACGATCGACGACGTCTGGGACACCGTCGGTCTGCGCGGAACCGGCAGCAACGACATCCTGGTCGACGACGTGTTCGTGCCGGAGCACCGCACGCTCTCGTTCCAGAACACCGCCAAGTGCGTCTGCCCGGGCCAGGAACTCAACGACGGCCCGCTGTTCCGGATGCCGTACGGCACCATCCACCCGTTCGCGATCACCGCGCCGCTGATCGGCATGGCCGACGGCGCCTACGAGGCCTACGCCGGCCACACCAAGGCCCGCGTCCGGGCGTCCTACCTGGGCGAGAAGGCCAAGGACGACCCGTTCGCCCAGGTCCGGGTCGCGCGCGCGGCGGGCGAGATCGACGCTGCGTGGCTGCAGTTGGAGCGCGACGTCAACGAGGAGTACGCGCTCGCGGCCGAGGGCACACGCATCCCGGTCGACCTGCGGCTCCGCGCTCGACGCGACCAGGTGCTCGGCAGCGCGCGAGCGATCGACGCGACCGACCGGCTCTACGAGAGCGCGGGCGGCAAGGCGATCAACGCGCCCTCGGTGATCGCCCGGTTCTGGCGCGACGCCCACGCCGCACGCGTGCACGCCGCGAACGACGTCGAGCGGGCACTGGTGATGTACGGCCGGTCCGAGCTCGGACTCCCGGTCACCGACGGGATGTTCTGA
- a CDS encoding Rieske 2Fe-2S domain-containing protein, with the protein MTLTSSDGDHGSVRTIDWGKPQTRYARGWHCLGLAEQFRDGAPHAVHAFGTKLVVFADSAGTLHVLDGYCRHMGGDLTQGTIKGDAVACPFHDWRWSGNGKCAAIPYARRVPPRARTKSWLTLERNDQLFVYNDPEGNPPPPGVDIPEIANRDQYSAWVWDSLLVEGSNCREIIDNVVDMAHFFYIHHAFPVYFKNVFEGHVASQYLHSRSRPDVGLAQNASPEDMLRSEASYYGPSYMIDYLWNDMANGFTLETVLINCHYPVSPTSFLLQWGLMVKNIPGVDEVTSNKIAKKLSKSYGVGFLQDVEIWRNKAPIENPLLCEEDGPVYQLRRWYDQFYVDAADVSGDMVARFEFEVDTTRAVESWEQEVADNLARAAKVADS; encoded by the coding sequence ATGACGCTGACGAGCTCCGACGGTGACCACGGATCGGTTCGCACGATCGACTGGGGTAAGCCACAGACCCGCTACGCGCGCGGCTGGCACTGCCTCGGGTTGGCGGAGCAGTTCCGCGACGGCGCGCCGCACGCGGTGCACGCGTTCGGCACCAAGCTCGTGGTGTTCGCCGACTCCGCAGGCACCCTGCACGTGCTCGACGGGTACTGCCGCCACATGGGCGGTGATCTGACGCAAGGCACGATCAAGGGCGACGCGGTCGCCTGCCCATTCCACGACTGGAGGTGGTCGGGGAACGGGAAGTGCGCGGCGATTCCGTACGCAAGGCGGGTGCCGCCGCGGGCGCGGACGAAGTCGTGGCTGACGCTCGAGCGCAACGATCAGCTCTTCGTCTACAACGATCCCGAGGGCAATCCCCCGCCTCCCGGCGTCGACATCCCGGAGATCGCGAATCGCGACCAGTACAGCGCCTGGGTGTGGGACAGCCTCCTGGTCGAGGGCTCCAACTGCCGCGAGATCATCGACAACGTGGTCGACATGGCCCACTTCTTCTACATCCACCACGCGTTCCCGGTGTACTTCAAGAACGTGTTCGAGGGCCACGTCGCGAGCCAGTACCTGCACTCGCGGTCCCGGCCGGACGTCGGGCTGGCCCAGAACGCCAGCCCGGAGGACATGCTCCGCTCGGAGGCGTCCTACTACGGGCCGTCGTACATGATCGACTACCTGTGGAACGACATGGCCAACGGTTTCACGTTGGAGACCGTGCTGATCAACTGCCACTACCCGGTCTCGCCGACGTCGTTCCTGCTGCAGTGGGGCCTCATGGTGAAGAACATTCCGGGGGTCGACGAGGTCACGTCGAACAAGATCGCGAAGAAACTCTCGAAGAGCTACGGCGTCGGTTTCCTGCAGGACGTCGAGATCTGGCGGAACAAGGCACCGATCGAGAACCCGCTGCTCTGCGAGGAGGACGGGCCGGTCTACCAGCTGCGTCGCTGGTACGACCAGTTCTACGTGGACGCCGCCGACGTGAGCGGCGACATGGTGGCCCGGTTCGAGTTCGAGGTGGACACCACGCGCGCCGTGGAGAGCTGGGAACAAGAGGTGGCGGACAACCTGGCGCGGGCCGCAAAGGTGGCGGACTCGTGA
- a CDS encoding ferredoxin--NADP reductase, which yields MTAYQLRVAEVVAETDDARSFVLDVPPDLAEVFAHKPGQFLTVRVPVDPAAVARCYSLCNAPGDPLTITVKRTADGFGSVWLCSHVTAGDVLEVLPPAGRFTPRSLDGSFLLVAAGSGITPVLGIVRTVLASGNGHATLVYANRDERSVIFADALRKLVAKYPDRLTVVHWLESVSGLPTPSALGAILAPWASGAEVFLCGPTEFMAAADVALRDLDVARVHVERFQSLAEDPFVTGKVPDATAATEGEPLSVEIDGATHALAWPDGRRMLDVLVDHGLAAPSSCREGRCGACTCRLVSGEVEMVNNEVLDEQDLAEGFVLACQSLPRGGPYTVSYD from the coding sequence ATGACCGCGTACCAGCTGCGGGTGGCCGAGGTGGTCGCCGAGACCGACGACGCGCGGTCGTTCGTCCTCGACGTGCCACCGGACCTCGCCGAGGTGTTCGCGCACAAGCCCGGCCAGTTCCTCACCGTGCGGGTGCCGGTGGACCCGGCGGCGGTGGCCAGGTGCTACTCGCTCTGCAACGCGCCGGGGGACCCGCTGACGATCACGGTGAAGCGCACGGCCGACGGGTTCGGCTCGGTCTGGCTGTGCTCGCACGTCACGGCGGGCGACGTCCTGGAGGTGCTGCCGCCCGCGGGCCGCTTCACGCCACGATCGCTGGACGGTTCGTTCCTGCTGGTCGCCGCCGGCAGCGGGATCACTCCGGTGCTGGGGATCGTGCGAACGGTGCTGGCGTCCGGCAACGGGCACGCCACCCTGGTCTACGCCAACCGTGACGAGCGTTCGGTGATCTTCGCCGACGCGCTCCGGAAACTCGTCGCGAAGTACCCGGATCGGCTCACCGTGGTGCACTGGCTGGAGAGCGTCAGCGGGTTGCCGACGCCGTCCGCGCTCGGCGCGATCTTGGCACCCTGGGCGTCCGGCGCCGAGGTGTTCCTGTGCGGGCCGACCGAGTTCATGGCCGCTGCGGACGTCGCGCTACGCGACCTGGACGTGGCGCGCGTCCACGTGGAGCGGTTCCAGTCGCTCGCCGAAGATCCGTTCGTCACGGGGAAGGTTCCCGACGCGACGGCGGCGACCGAGGGCGAACCGCTGTCGGTGGAGATCGACGGGGCGACGCACGCGCTGGCGTGGCCGGACGGGCGACGGATGCTCGACGTTCTCGTCGACCACGGGCTCGCCGCCCCGTCGTCCTGCCGCGAGGGGCGCTGCGGTGCGTGCACCTGCCGGCTGGTCAGCGGCGAGGTCGAGATGGTGAACAACGAGGTGCTCGACGAGCAGGACCTCGCCGAGGGGTTCGTGCTGGCGTGCCAGTCGCTCCCCCGCGGCGGCCCGTACACGGTCAGCTACGACTGA
- a CDS encoding nitroreductase family deazaflavin-dependent oxidoreductase yields MAAPPRPSQLDSPLLPKIFKYLAKTQVWLYRRTRGRIGGKWRVGAGFRKPVPVLLLDHRGRKSGRPFTTPVLYAVDGDDLLVVASQGGLEAHPQWYLNLCASPETSVQIRGSRRSVRARVAEGAERARRWQVAVEAYADFDTYQSWASREIPLIVLESR; encoded by the coding sequence ATGGCCGCCCCGCCCCGGCCGTCCCAGCTGGACTCGCCGCTGCTCCCGAAGATCTTCAAGTACCTGGCGAAGACCCAGGTATGGCTCTACCGGCGCACCCGCGGGCGGATCGGCGGGAAGTGGCGGGTGGGGGCCGGGTTCCGCAAGCCGGTGCCGGTTCTCCTGCTCGATCATCGGGGCCGGAAGTCCGGACGGCCGTTCACGACCCCGGTCCTCTACGCGGTGGACGGGGACGACCTGCTGGTGGTCGCGTCGCAGGGTGGGCTGGAGGCGCACCCGCAGTGGTACCTGAACCTGTGCGCGTCGCCCGAGACGTCCGTGCAGATCCGGGGCTCGCGGCGGTCGGTGCGCGCCCGGGTCGCCGAGGGAGCGGAGCGGGCGCGGCGGTGGCAGGTGGCGGTCGAGGCGTACGCCGACTTCGACACGTACCAATCCTGGGCGTCCCGCGAGATCCCACTGATCGTCCTCGAATCCCGCTGA
- a CDS encoding pyridoxamine 5'-phosphate oxidase family protein — MRETPADLRAIQDLLDASLARSTSHLRSIVTERTITAEQLTRVLTGMCTLALSTVTAKGEPRISGVDGHFLRGKWYFGTARTAAKARHLAARPAASVAHLRGEDLGVFTHGTVEILNPADGEPAADWPDLLAYFKDFYGSTAFDWDNEVVYYRLQPHWMVVYAADVDKLIG; from the coding sequence ATGCGCGAAACACCAGCAGATCTCCGGGCGATCCAGGACCTCCTGGACGCCTCCCTCGCCCGCTCCACCTCGCACCTGCGCTCGATCGTCACCGAGCGCACCATCACCGCCGAGCAGCTCACCCGGGTACTCACCGGCATGTGCACCCTCGCGCTGTCCACGGTGACGGCGAAGGGTGAGCCGCGGATCAGTGGCGTGGACGGACACTTCCTCCGCGGCAAGTGGTACTTCGGTACGGCGCGCACCGCCGCGAAGGCCCGTCACCTCGCCGCCCGTCCGGCCGCCAGCGTCGCGCACCTGCGCGGTGAGGACCTGGGCGTGTTCACCCACGGCACGGTCGAGATCCTCAACCCCGCGGACGGTGAGCCCGCCGCGGACTGGCCGGACCTGTTGGCCTACTTCAAGGACTTCTACGGCAGCACCGCCTTCGACTGGGACAACGAGGTGGTCTACTACCGGCTGCAGCCGCACTGGATGGTCGTGTACGCCGCCGACGTCGACAAGCTCATCGGCTAG
- a CDS encoding class I SAM-dependent methyltransferase, translating to MPAFARDPGTAAYYEQRAAEYDEWYASLGRFAARPRPGWAAEVDELCRFVHALPPARTLDVACGSGFLTQHLRGYVVAVDQSPAMVALAQRRLPDGVALRGDALDLPFADDSFDRVFTGHFYGHLPPAERAAFLAEARRVARELVVVDTALRPGGTPEQQQERILNDGSRHHVFKRFLTADQLAAEIGGQPVLTGDWFVAAAASR from the coding sequence ATGCCAGCGTTCGCGCGAGATCCCGGGACGGCGGCCTACTACGAGCAGCGCGCCGCGGAGTACGACGAGTGGTACGCGAGCCTCGGCCGGTTCGCCGCCCGGCCGAGGCCGGGGTGGGCCGCCGAGGTCGACGAACTCTGCCGGTTCGTGCACGCGTTGCCGCCCGCCCGCACGCTCGACGTCGCCTGTGGCAGCGGGTTCCTCACCCAGCATCTGCGTGGGTACGTGGTGGCCGTCGACCAGAGTCCGGCGATGGTGGCGCTGGCCCAGCGGCGGTTGCCGGACGGCGTCGCCCTGCGCGGTGACGCCCTGGACCTGCCGTTCGCCGACGACAGCTTCGACCGGGTGTTCACCGGCCACTTCTACGGGCACCTGCCGCCCGCGGAGCGTGCCGCATTCCTCGCCGAGGCCCGGCGGGTCGCCCGGGAGCTCGTCGTCGTGGACACCGCACTCCGCCCCGGGGGCACCCCTGAGCAGCAGCAGGAACGGATCCTCAACGACGGCTCCCGGCACCACGTGTTCAAGCGGTTCCTCACCGCCGACCAGCTCGCCGCCGAGATCGGCGGTCAGCCGGTCTTGACCGGGGACTGGTTCGTCGCGGCGGCCGCTTCCCGCTGA